One window of Amaranthus tricolor cultivar Red isolate AtriRed21 chromosome 13, ASM2621246v1, whole genome shotgun sequence genomic DNA carries:
- the LOC130798587 gene encoding LOB domain-containing protein CRL1-like: protein MTGSGSPCGACKFLRRKCVRGCVFAPYFCHEQGATHFAAIHKVFGASNVSKLLAHLPVSDRSEAALTISYEAQARLHDPIYGCVSHIFALQQQIVNLQAQLAALKQIQAAQGIYNGNSTQNPNNERSCSNYPQDVQSWLQSEYPNMVPSFNPNNFNSSSESSKIYGSNQSHNNGFSSMVGLQDDQDASFPGFEGSSSHHSASMAASLDFSSKSKWPYQDSDDLHSMAFGYPQHS from the exons ATGACTGGTTCAGGATCACCTTGTGGAGCTTGCAAATTTTTGAGAAGAAAATGTGTAAGGGGATGTGTATTTGCACCATATTTTTGTCATGAACAAGGTGCTACTCATTTTGCAGCAATTCATAAGGTTTTTGGGGCAAGCAATGTTTCAAAACTTCTTGCTCATTTACCTGTTAGTGATCGTAGTGAGGCCGCCTTAACTATTTCTTATGAAGCTCAAGCTAGGCTCCATGACCCTATTTATGGTTGTGTTTCACATATTTTTGCCCTCCAACAacag ATTGTAAATTTACAAGCACAATTAGCAGCTTTAAAGCAAATACAAGCAGCACAAGGCATATATAATGGTAATTCTACCCAAAACCCTAATAATGAAAGATCGTGTTCTAACTACCCACAAGATGTTCAAAGCTGGTTGCAATCTGAGTACCCAAATATGGTTCCTTCTTTTAATCCAAACAATTTCAACAGTAGCTCAGAATCATCAAAAATTTATGGATCAAATCAAAGCCATAATAATGGGTTTAGTTCAATGGTTGGATTACAAGATGATCAAGATGCATCTTTTCCTGGTTTTGAAGGTTCTTCTTCTCATCACTCAGCTTCAATGGCGGCTTCTCTTGATTTTTCGAGTAAATCGAAATGGCCTTACCAAGATTCAGATGATCTTCACTCAATGGCTTTTGGTTATCCCCAACATTCATGA